A stretch of the Bacillota bacterium genome encodes the following:
- a CDS encoding zinc ribbon domain-containing protein, producing MSEQFIYCHECGTKNSISDNFCTNCGTRLLTHQQVVTVNYTQAFKNIDKKTILNVLTGSVISVLIGIIISFLTRTWVISVVVKELQKENDFRQFGMMLTNLIKDISPSPFELYGLLHTASLSFKGDFSGKLFGPVGLSGMTSGNFSFPLVLGPIIPILAIAVGWIVAQKFFKVDSPLHRTVFYALGYTLLMTILALLFNIPDSGRLSVPFENGLSVPVEYKISTGLGIFSILLKSFILSLFTATVMHYLNKHGKSFIYAIGLDLQKRFSFAGTGIMCGIYAYVFALFLIVIALSVFSLTYDLKPIVNEDDIYSAFPKELRMGYWLGLLPYLALQSLPFLFGGKITWVLNSMEDNHKPEIVNGSADLFNGVDVSDGTFLLLSNICYLLVLIPVIALLLSGYYAYRINQGDFVLRNKILLIKSVATAGCYTLLTNGLALWFGFKCNFSASIPGEGSISFSLAINNLFWQGVLMVFLFSTICCTVGALLRLLVEHVRSTKVFPQVGLPFNKQQGGGLGV from the coding sequence TTGAGTGAGCAATTTATTTATTGTCACGAATGCGGGACCAAAAATTCAATCAGTGATAACTTCTGTACTAATTGTGGTACGCGTTTGTTAACACATCAACAGGTCGTGACAGTCAATTATACTCAAGCTTTTAAGAATATAGACAAAAAAACTATCTTAAACGTTTTAACTGGCTCGGTCATTAGCGTCTTAATCGGTATCATTATCTCTTTTCTTACCCGGACATGGGTAATTAGTGTTGTTGTAAAAGAACTGCAAAAAGAAAACGATTTTAGACAATTTGGTATGATGCTTACCAACCTTATTAAAGATATTTCACCAAGCCCTTTTGAATTGTATGGGTTACTTCATACTGCCAGTCTAAGTTTTAAAGGTGATTTTTCAGGTAAACTTTTTGGTCCTGTTGGTTTAAGTGGGATGACTTCAGGTAATTTTAGTTTTCCGTTAGTGCTTGGACCGATTATTCCGATATTAGCAATTGCAGTTGGCTGGATAGTGGCTCAAAAGTTTTTTAAGGTCGATTCTCCGTTACATAGGACTGTTTTTTATGCCCTTGGTTACACCCTTCTAATGACTATATTAGCTCTTCTTTTCAATATCCCTGACAGTGGACGTTTAAGCGTTCCTTTTGAAAATGGTCTTTCTGTTCCAGTAGAATATAAAATCAGTACCGGCTTGGGTATTTTCAGCATTTTGCTCAAAAGTTTTATCCTTTCCCTCTTTACTGCTACCGTCATGCATTACCTCAATAAGCACGGTAAATCTTTCATCTACGCGATCGGCCTTGATCTGCAAAAACGTTTTTCGTTTGCCGGCACAGGGATAATGTGTGGGATCTACGCATATGTCTTCGCTCTCTTTTTAATTGTTATTGCGTTATCAGTCTTTTCTTTGACATATGATCTCAAGCCGATAGTAAACGAGGACGATATTTACTCTGCATTTCCTAAAGAACTAAGAATGGGCTACTGGCTCGGTTTGTTGCCTTATCTTGCCTTACAAAGCCTACCGTTTTTGTTCGGCGGAAAGATAACTTGGGTGCTTAATTCTATGGAAGATAACCACAAACCTGAGATTGTTAATGGCTCGGCAGACCTTTTTAATGGCGTGGATGTTTCGGATGGTACTTTTTTGTTACTTAGCAATATCTGCTACTTATTGGTGCTTATACCTGTTATTGCCCTATTACTCAGTGGCTATTATGCGTATCGAATCAATCAAGGCGATTTCGTCTTGCGTAACAAGATACTGCTGATTAAAAGTGTTGCTACCGCCGGTTGCTACACCTTGCTGACTAACGGGTTGGCTTTATGGTTTGGATTTAAATGCAATTTTTCTGCTTCAATCCCTGGCGAAGGCAGTATCTCATTTAGTTTGGCCATCAACAACTTATTCTGGCAAGGGGTTTTGATGGTTTTCCTGTTTTCAACCATTTGTTGCACGGTCGGGGCATTGCTCCGCTTGTTGGTTGAACATGTGAGATCAACTAAAGTGTTCCCGCAGGTTGGACTTCCATTTAATAAACAGCAAGGGGGCGGGTTGGGTGTCTAG